From one Lycium ferocissimum isolate CSIRO_LF1 chromosome 7, AGI_CSIRO_Lferr_CH_V1, whole genome shotgun sequence genomic stretch:
- the LOC132064202 gene encoding eukaryotic translation initiation factor 3 subunit B, giving the protein MADVVSMEEIRGLADKLGVDINQIDLDSINLPPGEDCGIPSDDDAVMEEDSLEFDNGFRNILVVDNLPVVPKEKFEKLEGVVRKIYSQLGVIKEGGLWMPVDKETQKTVGYCFIEYNTPQEADLSKEKTHGYKLDRSHIFAVNAFEDIEKLMEVPDVWAPPEIKPYVPGENLQQWLTDEKARDQYVIRAGNDTEVLWNDARQKKPELVYKRTFWTESFVQWSPMGTYLATVHRQGAAIWGGATTFNRLMRYAHPQVKLIDFSPGERYLVTYSSHEPSNPRDTHRVVLNIFDVRTGKVMRDFKGSADEFAVGGTGGVTGVAWPVFRWSGGKEDKYFARIGKNVISVYETETFSLIDKKSIKVENVMDFSWSPTDPILSLFVPECGNQPARVSLVQIPSKEELRQKNLFSVSDCKMYWQSNGDYLAVKVDRYTKTKKSTYTGFELFRIKERDIPIEVLELDNKNDKIIAFAWEPKGHRFAVIHGDNPRPDVSFYSVRSGTNTGRVSKLTTLKGKQANALYWSPGGRFLILAGMKGFNGQLEFFDVDELDTMASAEHFMATDVEWDPTGRYVATAVTSVHEMENGFNIWSFNGKLLYRILKDHFFQYLWRPRPPSFLSKEKEEEIAKNLKKYSKKYEAEDQDVSLLLSEQDREKRRKLKEEWEAWITEWKRLHEEEKMEREKLRDGEASDEEEEYEAKEVEVEEVINVTEEVIPFEESQQ; this is encoded by the exons ATGGCGGATGTGGTATCTATGGAAGAAATCAGAGGTTTAGCTGATAAGCTTGGTGTGGATATTAACCAAATCGATCTTGATTCCATTAATCTTCCACCTGGTGAAGATTGTGGCATACCCAG CGACGATGACGCTGTGATGGAAGAGGACTCCTTGGAGTTTGATAATGGTTTTCGGAACATACTGGTGGTGGACAATCTTCCAGTGGTGCCTAAAGAGAAATTTGAGAAATTGGAAGGAGTAGTTCGGAAAATTTACAGCCAACTTGGTGTTATTAAGGAGGGTGGTCTCTGGATGCCTGTTGATAAGGAGACTCAAAAAACCGTTGGGTACTGCTTCATCGAGTATAATACTCCTCAG GAAGCTGATCTGAGTAAGGAGAAGACACATGGATACAAGTTAGATAGGTCGCATATATTTGCTGTTAACGCGTTTGAAGACATTGAGAAATTAATGGAGGTTCCAGATGTGTGGGCTCCTCCAGAGATCAAGCCTTATGTTCCAGGG GAGAATCTGCAACAGTGGCTTACTGATGAGAAAGCTAGAGACCAGTACGTGATTCGGGCTGGCAATGACACAGAGGTCCTCTGGAATGATGCAAGACAAAAGAAACCGGAGCTTGTTTATAAACGCACT TTCTGGACTGAGAGTTTTGTTCAATGGTCCCCTATGGGAACTTACTTGGCAACAGTTCACAGACAAGGTGCTGCAATTTGGGGTGGTGCCACCACTTTCAACCGCCTGATGCGCTATGCGCATCCTCAG GTTAAGCTGATTGATTTCTCCCCCGGTGAGAGATATCTGGTGACATACAGCAGCCATGAACCAAGTAACCCCCGTGACACTCAC AGGGTTGTGCTAAACATTTTTGATGTGAGAACTGGAAAAGTGATGAGAGATTTCAAGGGAAGTGCTGACGAATTTGCAGttggaggaactggaggtgtTACTGGTGTGGCTTGGCCAGTTTTTAG GTGGAGTGGTGGTAAAGAGGACAAGTACTTTGCAAGAATAGGAAAGAATGTCATCTCTGTTTATGAAACAGAGACTTTCTCGCTTATTGACAAGAAATCTATCAAGGTTGAAAATGTTATGGATTTTAGCTGGTCGCCAACAGATCCAATTCTTTCACTTTTTGTTCCTGAATGTGGAAATCAACCTGCCAGG GTCAGTCTTGTGCAAATCCCAAGCAAAGAGGAGTTGAGGCAAAAGAATCTCTTCAGTGTGAGTGATTGTAAAATGTATTGGCAAAGCAATGGAGACTACCTTGCTGTCAAAGTTGACCGGTACACGAAGACTAAGAAAAGCACATACACTGGTTTTGAGCTGTTCAGAATCAAAGAACGGGATATTCCAATTGAGGTTTTGGAGCTTGACAATAAGAATGATAAAATTATTGCATTTGCTTGGGAGCCGAAGGGTCACAGGTTCGCTGTCATCCATGGTGACAACCCCAGGCCAGATGTCAGTTTCTACTCTGTGCGGTCTGGCACTAACACAGGCCGTGTTTCAAAGCTGACAACTCTCAAGGGAAAGCAGGCTAATGCTCTCTACTGGTCACCTGGAGGCCGCTTCCTTATTTTGGCTGGAATGAAAGGTTTCAATGGGCAGTTGGAGTTCTTTGATGTCGATGAGCTTGATACCATGGCATCTGCTGAGCATTTTATGGCAACAGATGTTGAATGGGATCCCACTGGAAG GTATGTAGCGACAGCTGTTACTTCAGTTCATGAGATGGAAAATGGATTCAACATTTGGTCTTTCAATGGAAAGCTGCTGTATAGGATACTCAAGGATCATTTCTTCCAG TATTTGTGGCGTCCCAGGCCACCATCCTTCTTGAGTAAGgagaaagaggaagagattgcTAAGAACTTGAAGAAATACAGCAAGAAGTATGAAGCAGAGGATCAGGATGTTTCATTGCTGTTGAGTGAGCAAGATCGTGAGAAGCGAAGGAAGTTGAAAGAAGAATGGGAAGCATGGATTACCGAGTGGAAGCGGCTGCATGAAGAGGAGAAAATGGAGAGAGAGAAGTTGCGCGATGGGGAAGCCAGTGATGAAGAGGAGGAATACGAAGCAaaggaagttgaagttgaggaAGTTATAAATGTTACTGAGGAGGTTATTCCTTTTGAAGAGAGCCAACAGTGA
- the LOC132064203 gene encoding amidophosphoribosyltransferase, chloroplastic-like: protein MAANVSATVATCSNILNKQHCLCSPCRTTPSYKNLLIKPYQQQRLFISKNLNPRPFAAIVVNSSCKLNNVDPQHDHYLDKKDDKPREECGVVGIYGDPDASRLCYLALHALQHRGQEGAGIVTVHNKVLISATGIGLVSDVFNESKLDQLPGDMAIGHVRYSTAAGSSSMLKNVQPFVASSKFGSFGVAHNGNFVNYQLLRTELEGKGSIFSTTSDTEVVLHLVAKSKARSFVLRILEACEKLQGAYSMVFVTEDGKLVAVRDPFGFRPLVMGRRSNGAIVFASETCALDLVEAKYEREVHPGEVVLVDDTTKEIQSMYLLQPHPPKPKSCIFEHIYFAQPNSIVFGRSVYESRHAFGEILATESPVEDCDVVIAVPDSGVVAALGYAAKSGVPYQQGLIRSHYVGRTFIEPSQKIRDFGVKLKLSPVKAVLEGKKVLVVDDSIVRGTTSSKIVRMLKEAGAKEVHMRVASPPIIASCYYGIDTPITDELISNRMNVEEIRKFIGADSLAFLPFDSFPMLLGSDHTHFCYACFSGKYPLYSTAALINHKNMEESIDDRMKSTAAAN, encoded by the coding sequence ATGGCCGCCAATGTCTCTGCTACTGTTGCCACCTGCAGCAATATACTCAACAAACAACACTGCTTGTGTTCTCCTTGCAGGACAACTCCATCCTATAAAAACCTCCTAATTAAACCGTATCAACAACAACGTCTCTTTATCTCCAAGAACCTGAACCCCCGGCCCTTTGCCGCCATTGTTGTTAATTCGTCGTGTAAGTTAAACAATGTGGATCCACAACATGACCATTATTTGGACAAGAAGGACGACAAGCCAAGGGAAGAGTGTGGAGTAGTTGGCATCTATGGTGATCCAGATGCCTCGCGCCTATGCTATTTGGCACTACACGCGCTTCAACACCGTGGTCAAGAAGGCGCTGGTATCGTTACCGTCCACAATAAGGTTCTCATATCAGCTACAGGTATTGgtttggtctcggatgtgttcAACGAGTCGAAACTTGATCAACTTCCAGGCGACATGGCTATTGGTCACGTTAGGTATTCCACTGCTGCTGGCTCTTCTTCAATGCTGAAAAACGTTCAGCCTTTCGTTGCTAGTTCTAAATTTGGATCCTTTGGTGTTGCTCACAATGGTAATTTCGTGAATTACCAATTGCTTCGCACTGAACTTGAAGGGAAGGGGTCGATTTTCAGTACCACCTCAGATACTGAGGTGGTACTTCACCTTGTAGCAAAATCAAAGGCGAGGTCGTTTGTTTTGAGGATTCTTGAGGCTTGTGAGAAGCTTCAAGGAGCTTACTCTATGGTGTTTGTGACCGAGGATGGTAAGCTAGTGGCAGTAAGGGACCCGTTCGGGTTCAGGCCATTGGTTATGGGTAGAAGGAGCAATGGCGCTATAGTTTTTGCCTCGGAGACATGTGCTTTGGACTTGGTTGAGGCTAAATACGAAAGGGAGGTCCATCCTGGTGAGGTAGTACTAGTAGATGATACTACTAAAGAAATTCAATCAATGTATCTTCTTCAGCCTCATCCTCCTAAACCTAAATCTTGCATCTTTGAGCATATTTACTTTGCTCAGCCCAATTCAATAGTATTTGGGAGGTCAGTTTACGAGTCTAGACATGCTTTCGGGGAAATCCTTGCTACAGAGTCCCCTGTGGAGGACTGTGATGTTGTGATAGCAGTTCCAGATTCGGGCGTTGTAGCAGCACTTGGTTATGCAGCTAAATCAGGTGTACCATATCAACAAGGCTTAATCAGGTCACATTATGTTGGCAGGACATTTATCGAGCCATCACAGAAGATTAGGGATTTCGGTGTGAAACTTAAGCTGTCACCAGTTAAAGCAGTATTGGAGGGGAAAAAAGTGCTTGTTGTAGATGATTCAATCGTCAGAGGGACAACTTCGTCAAAGATTGTAAGGATGTTAAAGGAGGCAGGTGCAAAAGAGGTCCATATGAGGGTTGCAAGCCCTCCAATTATAGCTTCTTGTTACTATGGGATAGACACTCCTATTACAGATGAATTGATATCTAACAGGATGAATGTCGAGGAGATTAGGAAGTTTATTGGCGCGGATTCTTTAGCCTTCCTGCCATTTGATAGCTTTCCTATGTTATTAGGCAGTGATCATACACACTTTTGTTATGCTTGCTTTTCAGGCAAGTATCCACTCTACTCAACCGCGGCTTTGATCAACCATAAAAATATGGAGGAGTCTATAGATGATAGAATGAAGTCAACCGCAGCTGCTAATTAA